A portion of the Punica granatum isolate Tunisia-2019 chromosome 7, ASM765513v2, whole genome shotgun sequence genome contains these proteins:
- the LOC116213047 gene encoding uncharacterized protein LOC116213047, producing the protein MFVHRLSRVATQIARELSRGKCTSIVRRGYLQRPSTQFVQSQFQQEVETKLYCDSIIQKHHLYSTSASNNANEDRVEQKEKISVTFVDKDGEEKHIKVPIGMSMLEAAHENDIELEGACEGSLACSTCHVIVMNMQYYNKLEDPTDEENDMLDLAFGLTDTSRLGCQVIATPELDGIRLAIPAATRNFAVDGYVPKPH; encoded by the exons ATGTTCGTTCATCGGCTTTCAAGAGTTGCAACCCAGATTGCTCGTGAGCTTTCAAGAG GCAAATGTACATCAATAGTCAGAAGAGGCTATTTACAAAGACCGTCCACCCAATTTGTGCAAAGTCAG TTTCAACAGGAGGTGGAGACTAAGTTGTACTGTGATAGCATAATACAGAAACATCACCTTTATTCTACCTCGGCTTCTAACAATGCTAATGAGGATAGGGTTGAACAGAAAGAGAA GATATCTGTTACCTTTGTCGACAAGGATGGAGAAGAAAAGCATATTAAGGTCCCTATTGGAATGTCAATGTTAGAAGCTGCTCATGAAAATGATATAGAACTCGAAG GAGCTTGTGAAGGTTCACTTGCCTGTTCAACATGTCACGTGATTGTGATG AACATGCAATACTATAATAAGTTGGAGGACCCAACCGATGAAGAAAATGACATGTTGGATCTGGCTTTTGGGCTGACAGATAC GTCCCGTCTGGGGTGTCAAGTAATTGCTACACCTGAGCTTGATGGAATTCGCCTGGCTATTCCTGCTGCGACCCGAAATTTTGCTGTTGATGGGTATGTACCTAAACCACATTAA